CCGATAAAATAAAACATACCATCGTGTATTACGAAAATAATATTCCGGTTGGATGCGGCGCTTTTCGTGAAAAAGAACCCGGAACAACCGAAATTAAACGTATGTACGTGCATCCGGATCATCGCAAAAAAGGCATTGCATCGGCCGTTTTAAAAGAACTCGAAATCTGGGCAAAAGAAGCGGGTTATACGTATACGATTCTTGAAACCGGAAAAAATCAGCCGGAAGCCATCAATTTATACCAAAAATTAAATTATACCATAATACCTAATTATCCGCCTTACGAGGAAATGGATAATAGTGTCTGCATGAAAAAGACTTTATAATAATGAAAATGACAGCCGAAGCATTACGACATAGAATAGGACAATTTTTCTTTCCTGCCGTTTTTATCAACGATACCGAAGAAAATATCCAGGAAACAGAACGCCTTATTAAAGAATACAATATTGGCGGACTAACCTTTTTTCATAGTCGGGCAAGTGCTGCAACCAATTACGAAAGCAAGAAAAAAGTTGTTTTTAATGATGACAGTTACGAAAAAATCAAAGCACTGATTGTTCGTTATCAAAAAGCCGCTTCTACGCCGCTTTTAATCAGCATTGATGCCGAATGGGGGCTGGCAATGCGTATCGAAAAAACACCGCAATATCCGTATGCTATTACGCTTGGTGCTTTACCTTCAGCTAAAGCTGATTTGGTTTATGAAGTTGGAAAACAAATTGGTCTAGATTTAAAAGCAGCCGGAATTCATTATAATTTATCGCCTCTGGCAGACATTAACAACAACCCGGATAATCCTGTTATTGGGTATCGCTCTTTTGGTGAAAACAAAGAAAAAGTAGCCCAGTTTGCCGTTGAATATTTAAAAGGAATGTCAGAAGTTGGGATTTTAGGCTGTCTGAAACACTTTCCCGGACACGGAAATACTAATGTTGATTCGCATTTAGGATTACCTGTTTTAAAAGAAACTCCTGAAGAATTATTAGAAAACGAATTATATCCATTCATTAAAGGGATTGAAAATAATGTCGATTCGATTATGATTGGGCATTTGGCTGTTCCGAGTTTAAATGACGGGAAAGATACATCGGCCACTTTATCAAAAGCTGTTATTCAGGATCTTTTGCGTGACAAATTAGGTTATGATGGTTTAGTAATTTCTGATGCTCTTAATATGCACAGTGTTTCTAAATTATATGAAACCAAAGGACAATTGGAATGGGAAGCTTTCAATGCAGGAAACGATATATTGTGTTTCGCCGAGAATGTTCCGGAAGGAATTGAAGCTATCTTTAAAAATGCTTCACCGGACCGTATTTTTGAAAGTTATGAAAGAATCAGGAAAGCCAAAGAAAAGGCAGGATTATTTTCGGATGAAAACTTTGCTTCGGGTGAATTGAACTTTAAAAAAACATCTCAATTAAATCTTGAAATTGCCCAAAATGCGATTACCGAAATCATCGATAACGGAATTTTAGATTTAGTTTTTGAAGCTCAAAAAAACAACAAATTAGCAAAACTGAGTTTATACAAAAATACAGAAAACACCTTCTTTAAAACTTTAAATTCAAAATTACATTCGCCGGAATTTGCTTTTGAAAGTTTAGAATCCTCGAATATTTCTTCACTTAAAAATGAATTGGAGAACTTCGAAACCATAATTATTTCATTATTTGTTCCAAAAGCAAAACCATTGAATAATTTCGAAGTCGATAATGAAATCTTCGAATTACTTTCAGGTTTATTGCAGACTAAAAAATGTATTGTTTACGTTTTCGGAAATCCATACGTTTTACCGCTTATCCCGAATCTAAAAAAAGCTGCGGGATTAATTCAGGGATATCAGGATTTTGAAGAATTTCAAAAAACAGCAGGAATTCAATTTTTAGAGAAAAATTCTTTCAATGGCAATTTACCCGTAAATATTGAAATTCAATGATTTATAATCAAAAATAATCAAATCTTATTAAATTATAAGTTTTTATAATCACATCTTATTGTATCAATATCTACTTCTACCCTACTTTTGCATCAGAAATAAATTTTTAACGTAAAACGAATATTATGTCTTTAGTAGGAAAAAAATTCCCAAGTATTGCAGTAGATGCTATCTCAGAAATGGGTGACAACTTAAAAATCAACATTTTTGAAGAAGCAGTAAACAACAATAAAAAAGTACTTTTATTTTGGTACCCAAAAGATTTTACTTTTGTATGTCCAACAGAATTACACGCCTTTCAAGCTGCATTACCAGAATTCGAAAAAAGAAATACTATCGTAATTGGTGCTTCTTGCGATACTAACGAAGTTCACTTTGCCTGGTTGAATACTCCAAAAAACAATGGTGGTATCGAAGGTGTTACTTATCCAATCTTAGCAGATACAAACCGTAACTTAGCTAACATTTTAGGTATTCTTGATATCGAATCTACAAGCTACAGCGAAGATACAGATTCAGTTATCATTGAAGGTTCAAACGTAACTTACAGAGCTACTTACCTAATTGATGAAACTGGAAAAATTTTCCACGAAAGTGTTAACGATATGCCATTAGGACGTAACGTAAGCGAATATTTAAGAATGGTTGATGCTTACACTCACATCCAGACTAAAGGTGAAGTTTGTCCTGCAAACTGGGAAGCTGGTAAAGAAGCTATGACTGCTGACAGAAACAGTACTGCTGAATACTTAAGCGCAAACTAATTTTTTATAAAGGTACAAAGGTTCAGAGGTACAAAGTGGTAAAGGCTTTCTTTGCTACGTATAAACAAAGTCCTAAACTTTGCCCCTGAACTTTTGTTACTTTAAAATTTCTTTCTAATTAAACAAAGGTCAAAATGCAAAACAACCTGGTTTTGCAAAATACATATATATAAAGTTTCCAAAAACTTTGTCCCCTTGAACCTTTGCAACTTTAAACCTTAAAAAAATAAACAAATGTTAATCGACTTAAACGAAGATACGTTAGCAGATTTAGTTGCTAAAAACGAAAAAGTAGTAGTACAATATTCAGCTTCATGGTGTGGAAACTGCCGTATTATGAAACCAAAATTCAAAAAATTAGCATCAGAAAATGAAGCTCTTACTTTTGTTTTGGTTGATGCTGAAAATTCTCCGGAATCAAGAAAATTAGCTAATGTAAGCAATCTGCCTACTTTTGCTACTTTCGTAAACGGACAATTGGTTGGCGAAACGCAGACTAACAAACAAGAAGTTCTAATCGACTTAGTAAACGCAATTGCTTAATTAGATCGTTAGACTGGCTTAGATTTTTAGACTTCTTAGATGTTGTCTAAAGTTTAATCAAGTCTAAGAAGTCTAAGAATGTCTAAAAATCTAAGAAATCTAAACATGAAATTACCAGTAATTAAGCATTTAACACAATTCATCGAAGAAAACGATCAGGATTACATCATCGAAACGATCGAAGTTCTTGAAGCCATGACCGAAATTCCTTCTCTTAAAGATGAAGAATTAGACGTAATTGGCGAATTGATCTCAAATATGTACGGTGCTCTTGAAGTACAAAAATTGGTAGCTCAGGGTACCGATAAAAAAGAAGCTTTAAATACGTTCATGAAACGTGTTTTAGGTTCAATCGACAAATAATCGGCTCTTTTTCAAAAGAAAAAACAAAAAAACATGATGCAGAAAGCGTTTCTTATTTTTAGGGACGCTTTTTTTAGTTGGTCAGTTTTTAGTCTTCAACTGCAGTTTTCCTCACAATCTTGTCATACTGAGTAAGGAAGAATCACACTAAAAACTCTACAATAAAGAGAACAATATTATCTCAAAATTAAAGTTATCACTAGAAATAATTTGCTGAAACAAATCACAAATTCGTGAATTCGAGGCTGTCAAAAAGGAGTCCTTAATCTCTCCTTAAACCCATAACAAATACTTTTAGATTCAAATATTAATCCTTACTTTTGAGCCTCATTAACTTTAAACAAAAATCATGGCATCTATCACATTAGGAGGAAATCCTGTTCATACATCAGGCGAATTGCCGGCAGTTGGATCACAATTAGCTGACTTCAAACTAGTACAAAACGATTTATCTGTTGCTTCATTAAGCACTTTCGCTGGCAAAAAGTTAGTTTTAAACATCTTCCCAAGTGTTGATACAGGAACTTGCGCAACATCTGTTAGAACTTTCAATGCAAGTGCAAGCGGATTAGAAAATACAACTGTTTTATGTATTTCCAGAGATTTACCTTTTGCCCAAAAACGTTTTTGCGGTGCTGAAGGTTTAGAAAATGTAGTAAACTTATCTGATTTTCAGGATGGTGCTTTTGGAAAAGCAAACGGTTTAGAAATCGTTGACGGACCATTGGCTGGTTTACATTCAAGAGCAATCATTGTTGTTGATGCTGATGGAAAAATCGTTCACACAGAACAAGTTGCCGAAATTGCAAACGAACCAAATTACGAAGCAGCTTTAGCAGCACTTTAATATCCTTTAAATGGAGTTTCAAAAAGACAATACTTTTGTTACAGGCCGTTTAAAAAGTGTAACCTACGCTTTTAAAGGAGCCCTAAAATTAATTAAAACAGAACACAGTGTAATGGTGCAATTCTCTTTAGGGATTGTAATGACTGTTGCCGGGTTCTATTTTCATATTTCACAAACCGAATGGCTGTGCCAGACATTGGCCATTGGTTTGGTTTTAAGCATTGAAGGATTAAATACGGCAGTTGAAAAAATTGCCGATTTTATCCATCCGGATTACAGCAGACGAATCGGATTTATTAAAGATATTGCTGCAGGAGCGGTATTTTTTGCCGCAATGACAGCAATTGCAATAGGTCTAATTATTTATATTCCAAAATTTATATAGGCAGGAACGCAAGAATGGCAAAAAGTAAAAAAGAAACTGTAGACAAAAAAACCGAATCAAAAGCAGCAGGAATAAAATCCTGGAAAATGAGCAAACAGCAAAAATTTGTTCTGGGATGCCTTTTGATACTCTTTTCTATTGCACTATTAGTTGCATTTATTTCTTTTTATGTGAACGGGCAATGGCAGACAGATCAAAGTGCTGTGAGCCAGCTTGGAGATCGTGAAGAAGTAGTACAAAACTGGCTCGGAAAATTCGGGGCTTATCTGGCCGATTTAATTGTTTACAGAGGTTTTGGGATCGCTTCTTTTATTTTCGTCCGTTTATTTTTCCTTACCGGATTATTTCTGGCATTGGAACTTACAACCCAAAAACTAAAAAACACCTGGTTTTGGGATATTTTCGCCATTATAGTAGTATCTGTTCTGTTTGGTTTTTTCGCAACCTCTGCTCCCGAATTAGGAGGAACTATTGGTTACGAACTAAACTATTTCCTTCAGGATTATATTGGTAAAACCGGAACATTGCTAACTCTCCTTTTCGGTTTAATTGTTTATTTAATTTTCAAAATAAATGTATCTCCGGAAAAAATCCAGTCCTATTTTGATTCTACTAAAAAAGAATTCAAATCGGAATTAAATTCAATTAAACCTGTACAGCAGCAACAGTCGTCAGAACCTGAAAGCGCTTATAATTTAGAAGAATTTGCCATCGAAGAAGATCCCGAATTAGATAATATTCATCTTAAAACAGAAGATACACAATTCGAAATCAACAAAGAGGCTTTAAAACCAACTATTTCACATTCTTCCGAAATTGAACTAAACCCGATCTTAAAACCTATTGTTCCGCCGTCTAAGCAGATTACCGCAACTCCGGACGAAGCATTTGTAATCGAAAGAGCCGAGGAAGAAGACATTATCGAAGAAAACCTGGCCTCACGCCTTGTTGCTGATTTTGGCTTATTTGACCCAACTTTGGATTTATCAAATTATAAATTCCCAACCATTGATTTATTAAAAGAATATTCAACTGGCGGCATTACCATTAATCAGGAAGAATTAGAAGAAAATAAAAATAAAATTGTAGATACACTTCGTAACTACAAAATTGAAATTGCACAGATTAAAGCAACCGTTGGACCATCGGTAACTTTATACGAAATTGTTCCGGAAGCAGGAATCCGTATTTCTAAAATTAAAAGTTTAGAAGATGATATCGCTTTATCATTATCTGCTCTGGGAATTCGTATTATAGCTCCAATTCCGGGTAAGGGAACAATTGGTATTGAGGTTCCTAACAAGAACCCTACTATGGTTTCTATGAAAAGTGTTATTGGAGCTGCAAAGTTCCAGGAAGCCGAAATGGAACTGCCAATCGCTTTAGGAAAAACAATTTCAAATGAAACTTTTGTAGTCGATTTAGCCAAAATGCCTCACTTACTAATGGCAGGTGCTACAGGACAGGGAAAATCGGTTGGATTAAATGCGGTTTTGACTTCTCTTTTATACAAAAAACATCCTGCCGAAGTAAAATTTGTACTGGTTGACCCGAAAAAAGTGGAGCTTACGCTTTTTAATAAAATTGAAAGACATTATTTAGCCAAGCTTCCTGATACAGAAGATGCCATTATTACCGATAATGCAAAAGTAGTAAACACTTTAAATTCACTTTGTACCGAAATGGACAACCGTTATTCTTTATTAAAAGATGCTATGGTTCGTAACATTAAGGAATACAACGAAAAATTTAAATCAAGAAAATTAAACCCAGAAGCGGGCCACCGATTTTTACCTTACATTGTTCTGGTTGTCGATGAGTTTGCCGATTTAATTATGACTGCCGGAAAAGAAGTCGAAATCCCGATTGCACGTCTGGCTCAATTAGCCCGTGCTATTGGTATTCACTTGATTATTGCAACACAAAGACCTTCTGTAAACGTTATTACCGGTCTAATTAAAGCAAACTTCCCTGCCAGAATTGCATTTAGAGTAACTTCAAAAATTGACTCCAGAACCATTTTGGACACACAAGGAGCCGATCAGTTGATTGGACGAGGGGATTTACTTTATACAAACGGAAATGACGTAGTTCGTGTACAATGTGCCTTTATAGACACTCCTGAGGTAGAAAAAATTACCGATTTTATTGGCGGGCAAAAGGCTTATGCAACCGCTTATTTGCTTCCTGAGTTCGTTGGAGAAGAAACTGGCATCAATCTTGATGTGGATATTTCTGAAAGAGATGCCTTATTTAGAGAAGCTGCCGAGATTATTGTTAACGCACAGCAAGGTTCTGCT
This portion of the Flavobacterium gelatinilyticum genome encodes:
- a CDS encoding GNAT family N-acetyltransferase, whose translation is MITLKRTNSDDADFIKLVALLDQDLAIRDGEDHAFYNQFNKTDKIKHTIVYYENNIPVGCGAFREKEPGTTEIKRMYVHPDHRKKGIASAVLKELEIWAKEAGYTYTILETGKNQPEAINLYQKLNYTIIPNYPPYEEMDNSVCMKKTL
- a CDS encoding glycoside hydrolase family 3 protein; this translates as MKMTAEALRHRIGQFFFPAVFINDTEENIQETERLIKEYNIGGLTFFHSRASAATNYESKKKVVFNDDSYEKIKALIVRYQKAASTPLLISIDAEWGLAMRIEKTPQYPYAITLGALPSAKADLVYEVGKQIGLDLKAAGIHYNLSPLADINNNPDNPVIGYRSFGENKEKVAQFAVEYLKGMSEVGILGCLKHFPGHGNTNVDSHLGLPVLKETPEELLENELYPFIKGIENNVDSIMIGHLAVPSLNDGKDTSATLSKAVIQDLLRDKLGYDGLVISDALNMHSVSKLYETKGQLEWEAFNAGNDILCFAENVPEGIEAIFKNASPDRIFESYERIRKAKEKAGLFSDENFASGELNFKKTSQLNLEIAQNAITEIIDNGILDLVFEAQKNNKLAKLSLYKNTENTFFKTLNSKLHSPEFAFESLESSNISSLKNELENFETIIISLFVPKAKPLNNFEVDNEIFELLSGLLQTKKCIVYVFGNPYVLPLIPNLKKAAGLIQGYQDFEEFQKTAGIQFLEKNSFNGNLPVNIEIQ
- a CDS encoding peroxiredoxin: MSLVGKKFPSIAVDAISEMGDNLKINIFEEAVNNNKKVLLFWYPKDFTFVCPTELHAFQAALPEFEKRNTIVIGASCDTNEVHFAWLNTPKNNGGIEGVTYPILADTNRNLANILGILDIESTSYSEDTDSVIIEGSNVTYRATYLIDETGKIFHESVNDMPLGRNVSEYLRMVDAYTHIQTKGEVCPANWEAGKEAMTADRNSTAEYLSAN
- a CDS encoding thioredoxin family protein, translated to MLIDLNEDTLADLVAKNEKVVVQYSASWCGNCRIMKPKFKKLASENEALTFVLVDAENSPESRKLANVSNLPTFATFVNGQLVGETQTNKQEVLIDLVNAIA
- a CDS encoding DUF6952 family protein — protein: MKLPVIKHLTQFIEENDQDYIIETIEVLEAMTEIPSLKDEELDVIGELISNMYGALEVQKLVAQGTDKKEALNTFMKRVLGSIDK
- the tpx gene encoding thiol peroxidase, whose amino-acid sequence is MASITLGGNPVHTSGELPAVGSQLADFKLVQNDLSVASLSTFAGKKLVLNIFPSVDTGTCATSVRTFNASASGLENTTVLCISRDLPFAQKRFCGAEGLENVVNLSDFQDGAFGKANGLEIVDGPLAGLHSRAIIVVDADGKIVHTEQVAEIANEPNYEAALAAL
- a CDS encoding diacylglycerol kinase → MEFQKDNTFVTGRLKSVTYAFKGALKLIKTEHSVMVQFSLGIVMTVAGFYFHISQTEWLCQTLAIGLVLSIEGLNTAVEKIADFIHPDYSRRIGFIKDIAAGAVFFAAMTAIAIGLIIYIPKFI
- a CDS encoding DNA translocase FtsK, whose protein sequence is MAKSKKETVDKKTESKAAGIKSWKMSKQQKFVLGCLLILFSIALLVAFISFYVNGQWQTDQSAVSQLGDREEVVQNWLGKFGAYLADLIVYRGFGIASFIFVRLFFLTGLFLALELTTQKLKNTWFWDIFAIIVVSVLFGFFATSAPELGGTIGYELNYFLQDYIGKTGTLLTLLFGLIVYLIFKINVSPEKIQSYFDSTKKEFKSELNSIKPVQQQQSSEPESAYNLEEFAIEEDPELDNIHLKTEDTQFEINKEALKPTISHSSEIELNPILKPIVPPSKQITATPDEAFVIERAEEEDIIEENLASRLVADFGLFDPTLDLSNYKFPTIDLLKEYSTGGITINQEELEENKNKIVDTLRNYKIEIAQIKATVGPSVTLYEIVPEAGIRISKIKSLEDDIALSLSALGIRIIAPIPGKGTIGIEVPNKNPTMVSMKSVIGAAKFQEAEMELPIALGKTISNETFVVDLAKMPHLLMAGATGQGKSVGLNAVLTSLLYKKHPAEVKFVLVDPKKVELTLFNKIERHYLAKLPDTEDAIITDNAKVVNTLNSLCTEMDNRYSLLKDAMVRNIKEYNEKFKSRKLNPEAGHRFLPYIVLVVDEFADLIMTAGKEVEIPIARLAQLARAIGIHLIIATQRPSVNVITGLIKANFPARIAFRVTSKIDSRTILDTQGADQLIGRGDLLYTNGNDVVRVQCAFIDTPEVEKITDFIGGQKAYATAYLLPEFVGEETGINLDVDISERDALFREAAEIIVNAQQGSASLLQRKLKLGYNRAGRLIDQLEAAGIVGPFEGSKARSVNILDLSALDQFFNNEQN